The following are from one region of the Tistrella mobilis genome:
- the fliR gene encoding flagellar biosynthetic protein FliR, whose amino-acid sequence MTDLLGVEVFSVLLVFLRLGAALMLMPGIGETNVSARARLILALLLSVALAPVIEADLPITPDQPAEILRLAFLEAAVGILLGLMLRLLVAALHTAGVVISMQSGLATAMMYDPTQQAQGALPGNFLTALSLVLIFTSGMHLMMLGAIIHSYQTFPVGEPLPFGDAAEMMGRLLDQAFVLATQVAAPLLLVGTLFQVALGLLARLMPTIQVFFIAIPVQMLIGLSVMAITLSAAMLVWLDRVGQRLDMLLP is encoded by the coding sequence ATGACCGACCTCCTGGGGGTCGAGGTCTTCTCGGTCCTGCTGGTGTTCCTGAGGCTCGGCGCCGCCCTGATGCTGATGCCCGGCATCGGTGAAACCAATGTCTCGGCCCGGGCCCGGCTGATCCTGGCCCTGCTGCTGTCGGTGGCACTCGCGCCCGTGATCGAGGCCGATCTGCCCATTACGCCCGACCAGCCGGCAGAGATTCTGCGGCTCGCCTTTCTCGAAGCCGCCGTCGGCATCCTGCTCGGCCTGATGCTGCGGCTTCTGGTCGCGGCCCTGCACACGGCGGGTGTGGTCATCTCGATGCAGAGCGGTCTTGCGACCGCCATGATGTACGACCCCACCCAGCAGGCCCAGGGCGCCTTGCCGGGCAATTTCCTGACCGCACTGTCGCTGGTGCTGATCTTCACCAGCGGCATGCATCTGATGATGCTGGGGGCGATCATCCACAGCTACCAGACCTTCCCGGTGGGCGAGCCGCTGCCCTTCGGCGATGCGGCCGAGATGATGGGGCGGCTGCTGGACCAGGCCTTCGTGCTTGCGACCCAGGTTGCAGCACCCCTGCTGCTGGTCGGCACATTGTTCCAGGTGGCGCTTGGCCTGCTGGCGCGGCTGATGCCCACCATCCAGGTGTTCTTCATCGCCATTCCGGTCCAGATGCTGATCGGGCTGTCCGTCATGGCGATCACCCTGTCTGCCGCGATGCTTGTCTGGCTCGATCGGGTCGGCCAGCGTCTCGACATGCTCCTGCCCTGA
- the csrA gene encoding carbon storage regulator CsrA: MEGASMLYLTRKVGEAVVINDEIEVTVIEVRGKTVRLGLTFPADATVLRREVYDRVQAENRAALGLDEAGQTGAPEDVPAFVTRGPAPDEAG, from the coding sequence ATGGAAGGGGCGAGCATGCTCTATCTGACCCGCAAGGTCGGTGAAGCGGTGGTGATCAACGACGAGATCGAGGTGACCGTGATCGAGGTGCGCGGCAAGACCGTGCGGCTCGGCCTCACCTTCCCCGCCGATGCGACCGTACTCAGGCGCGAGGTCTATGACCGGGTCCAGGCGGAAAACCGCGCGGCGCTGGGCCTGGACGAAGCCGGGCAGACCGGCGCGCCGGAAGACGTGCCGGCCTTCGTGACCCGAGGCCCCGCCCCCGACGAGGCCGGCTGA
- a CDS encoding flagellar hook-basal body complex protein FliE — MDAKFASAAAAYANAARGIKAPGTEGGDRAGASGAFADMVSDVIGQSVKAGQASERAAMQAVSGTASLQDVVTSVAAAETSLQTVVAIRDRVIGAYQEIMRMPI; from the coding sequence ATGGATGCCAAGTTCGCCTCAGCCGCCGCCGCCTACGCCAATGCCGCCCGCGGCATCAAGGCGCCGGGCACCGAGGGCGGCGACCGGGCCGGTGCTTCCGGCGCCTTCGCCGACATGGTGAGTGACGTCATCGGCCAGAGCGTGAAGGCCGGTCAGGCATCGGAACGGGCGGCGATGCAGGCGGTTTCGGGCACCGCCAGCCTTCAGGACGTGGTGACCTCGGTGGCTGCCGCCGAAACCTCTCTGCAGACCGTGGTGGCGATCCGCGACCGGGTGATCGGCGCCTATCAGGAAATCATGCGCATGCCGATCTGA
- the fliQ gene encoding flagellar biosynthesis protein FliQ produces the protein MTPNEAIDIGREALWTMLKLGAPVMLVALTVGLAISLVQALTQIQEMTLSFVPKIIAIVVALVIFLPFMWTGMSDYTRLLYERIPAIGAAP, from the coding sequence ATGACGCCCAACGAGGCAATCGATATCGGGCGCGAGGCGCTGTGGACGATGCTCAAGCTGGGCGCGCCGGTCATGCTGGTTGCGCTGACCGTGGGCCTTGCCATTTCGCTGGTCCAGGCGCTGACCCAGATCCAGGAAATGACCCTGTCCTTCGTGCCGAAGATCATCGCCATCGTCGTGGCGCTGGTGATCTTCCTGCCGTTCATGTGGACGGGCATGTCCGACTATACCCGCCTGCTTTACGAGCGCATCCCCGCCATCGGCGCGGCGCCATGA
- the flgC gene encoding flagellar basal body rod protein FlgC: MDLMKITRISAAGMQVQSERLRVVAENLANADSTGTTPGSEPYRRRTISFAEGLNKELGLPTVRVSRYGVDQSPFDREYDPGHPAADENGYVLRPNVNPVVEMVDMREAQRGYEANLSVIETTRTMVQRALDLLR; the protein is encoded by the coding sequence ATGGACCTGATGAAGATCACGCGGATCTCCGCGGCCGGCATGCAGGTGCAGTCGGAACGCCTGCGGGTCGTCGCGGAAAATCTCGCCAATGCCGACAGCACCGGAACCACGCCGGGCTCGGAACCTTACCGCCGCCGGACGATCAGTTTCGCCGAAGGGCTGAACAAGGAACTGGGCCTGCCGACGGTTCGGGTGTCGCGTTACGGCGTCGATCAGTCGCCTTTCGATCGCGAATACGATCCGGGCCATCCGGCAGCCGACGAGAACGGCTATGTGTTGCGCCCCAACGTCAACCCGGTGGTCGAGATGGTCGACATGCGCGAGGCCCAGCGCGGCTACGAGGCCAATCTCAGCGTCATCGAGACCACCCGCACGATGGTGCAGCGCGCGCTCGATCTGCTGCGCTGA
- a CDS encoding flagellar basal body rod protein FlgB produces the protein MDITRIPLFSSLKKRMGWLTERQAVLAQNIANVNTPGYKARDLKPVDFGAMAERASGLRMTGASTGGGSSMAAGGELQMAATKTGHMAPAVADGGYRAAEDRKPLEVTIDENKINIEDQAVKLAGNASQFTLASTLYKKHMDMIRTALGRGGGAG, from the coding sequence ATGGACATAACGCGCATACCGCTGTTCTCTTCCCTGAAGAAGCGGATGGGCTGGCTGACCGAACGTCAGGCGGTGCTGGCCCAGAACATAGCGAACGTCAACACGCCGGGCTACAAGGCACGCGACCTGAAGCCCGTCGATTTCGGCGCCATGGCCGAACGGGCCTCGGGGTTGCGGATGACCGGCGCCTCGACGGGCGGCGGCAGCAGCATGGCGGCCGGCGGCGAGCTGCAGATGGCCGCGACGAAAACCGGCCACATGGCGCCGGCCGTGGCGGATGGCGGCTACCGTGCGGCTGAGGATCGCAAGCCGCTCGAGGTCACGATCGACGAGAACAAGATCAACATCGAGGATCAGGCGGTGAAGCTTGCCGGCAATGCCAGCCAGTTCACGCTTGCATCCACCCTCTACAAGAAGCATATGGACATGATCCGCACTGCGCTCGGGCGCGGTGGCGGGGCGGGGTGA